One genomic segment of Paraburkholderia phymatum STM815 includes these proteins:
- a CDS encoding efflux transporter outer membrane subunit: protein MKSNVARALAVAAAMTLAACAVQPGTHADLPQTVKTVAPDAWSVDAPNDTVDADQWWSQFGDPTMHKLVDLVLNDNLDVKAAVERVKQAGEVTKQQRAALSPQLDAGATAAYERQNTPPPLGYVKQAGAGLTASWQPDVFGGERLAVLAAQAQATGRQWALNELRLALAANTAAAYIDLRWAQTQRQIINENEDIRSRALKLTQQRLKYGLSTQLDVARAQNQLQDLQAQIPKINSTIQHDMSLIAVYSGRTPESVDSLLLSDAQPIPVPSQSVPLTLPSEALLRRPDVRTAYATVEQRAAEVGVARADRYPKFSLRLSDGILASSYLGMPTLTDNLFSAALNATAPIFNAGRITAHIEENESRMRESQLNLQQTMLNALKDIEDTRSDLVNGDAQVAKLAGALDASGHALRLSTELYKGGASSFLDVLDAQEAYLRDSESLNQAKREHAQAAVALYRSLGGGWDAPAASDAAKARPTTDVAAN from the coding sequence ATGAAATCGAACGTAGCCAGAGCGCTCGCCGTTGCCGCCGCCATGACGCTTGCGGCCTGTGCCGTGCAGCCCGGGACGCACGCGGACTTGCCGCAGACGGTGAAGACCGTCGCGCCCGACGCGTGGAGCGTCGACGCGCCGAACGACACGGTGGACGCCGACCAGTGGTGGTCGCAGTTCGGCGACCCGACGATGCACAAACTCGTCGACCTCGTGCTCAACGACAACCTCGACGTCAAGGCGGCCGTCGAACGCGTGAAGCAGGCCGGGGAGGTGACGAAGCAGCAGCGCGCCGCGTTGTCGCCGCAACTCGATGCAGGCGCGACGGCTGCGTATGAGCGGCAAAATACGCCGCCGCCGCTCGGCTATGTGAAGCAGGCGGGGGCAGGTCTGACGGCCTCGTGGCAGCCCGATGTGTTCGGCGGCGAACGTCTCGCCGTGCTCGCCGCGCAGGCACAGGCGACGGGCCGTCAATGGGCGCTGAACGAATTGCGGCTCGCGCTCGCCGCGAATACAGCCGCTGCATATATCGATTTGCGCTGGGCGCAGACGCAACGGCAGATCATCAACGAGAACGAGGACATTCGCAGCCGCGCGCTGAAGCTTACGCAGCAGCGCCTGAAATACGGGCTCTCGACGCAGCTCGATGTCGCGCGTGCGCAAAACCAGCTGCAGGACTTGCAGGCGCAGATTCCGAAGATCAACTCGACCATCCAGCACGACATGAGCCTGATCGCAGTGTACTCGGGACGTACGCCGGAAAGCGTCGACAGCCTGCTGCTCAGCGACGCGCAGCCGATTCCCGTACCGTCGCAAAGCGTGCCCCTGACGCTGCCTTCCGAAGCGCTGCTGCGCCGCCCCGATGTGCGCACCGCCTACGCGACTGTCGAACAGCGCGCCGCCGAAGTGGGCGTCGCGCGAGCGGACCGCTATCCGAAGTTCAGCCTGCGCCTGAGCGACGGCATTCTCGCGTCGTCGTATCTCGGCATGCCGACATTGACGGACAACCTGTTCAGCGCAGCATTGAACGCTACCGCGCCGATCTTCAATGCAGGCCGCATCACCGCGCATATCGAGGAGAACGAGAGCCGCATGCGCGAATCGCAATTGAACCTGCAGCAGACGATGCTGAATGCGCTGAAGGATATCGAGGACACGCGCAGCGATCTCGTCAACGGCGACGCACAGGTCGCGAAGCTTGCTGGTGCGCTCGATGCATCGGGGCATGCGTTGCGTCTGTCGACGGAGCTGTACAAGGGCGGCGCGTCGAGCTTCCTCGATGTGCTCGATGCGCAGGAAGCGTATCTGCGCGATTCGGAATCGTTGAATCAGGCGAAGCGTGAGCATGCGCAAGCTGCTGTTGCGTTGTATCGCTCGCTCGGCGGCGGCTGGGATGCGCCCGCCGCCAGTGACGCAGCGAAGGCCAGGCCGACGACCGATGTCGCCGCGAACTGA
- a CDS encoding ABC transporter ATP-binding protein: MSAQETLLKVDSLSVHFHVAQGGYPWSKKATLRAVDGVSFDVRRGETVGLVGESGCGKSTLARAIIGLAPVTSGSVQWKGRETAPGVAKRETTQIRREVQMIFQDPLASLDPRMTIEQIVAEPLKTHQPQLGREETRARVRTMLERVGLSNHHLRRYPHEFSGGQCQRVGIARALIGEPQLVICDEPVSALDVSIQAQIVNLLRDLQRELSLSLLFVAHDLAVVKAISQRVLVMYLGRVMEFGDKHDVYRQPQHPYTRALLSAVPLPDPLAERARQHVLLRGEIPSPLKPPSGCAFRTRCPDAIDACANERPVATAMSPRHTQVACIRAVMT; the protein is encoded by the coding sequence ATGAGCGCTCAGGAAACGTTATTGAAGGTCGACAGCCTCAGCGTGCATTTCCACGTCGCGCAGGGTGGCTACCCGTGGTCGAAGAAGGCGACGCTGCGCGCCGTCGACGGCGTGTCGTTCGATGTGCGCCGAGGTGAAACGGTCGGCCTCGTCGGCGAATCGGGTTGCGGCAAGTCGACGCTGGCACGCGCGATTATCGGCCTTGCGCCCGTGACGTCCGGCAGCGTGCAGTGGAAAGGGAGAGAGACGGCGCCGGGCGTGGCGAAGCGCGAGACCACGCAGATTCGCCGCGAGGTGCAGATGATTTTCCAGGACCCGCTCGCGTCGCTCGATCCGCGCATGACCATCGAGCAGATCGTCGCGGAGCCGCTGAAGACGCATCAGCCGCAACTCGGCCGCGAAGAAACGCGTGCGCGAGTGCGGACAATGCTCGAACGCGTCGGCTTGTCGAATCATCACTTGCGGCGTTATCCGCATGAGTTTTCAGGCGGCCAGTGTCAGCGCGTGGGCATCGCGCGTGCGCTGATCGGCGAGCCGCAACTCGTGATCTGCGACGAACCCGTGTCGGCGCTCGACGTGTCGATCCAGGCGCAGATCGTCAATCTGCTGCGCGATCTGCAACGCGAGCTGTCGCTGTCGCTGCTGTTCGTCGCGCACGATCTTGCCGTCGTCAAAGCGATCAGCCAGCGCGTGCTGGTGATGTACCTGGGCCGCGTGATGGAGTTCGGCGACAAGCACGACGTGTATCGGCAGCCGCAGCATCCGTACACGCGAGCCCTGCTCTCCGCCGTGCCGCTGCCCGATCCCCTCGCGGAGCGTGCGCGCCAACACGTGTTGTTGCGCGGCGAGATTCCGTCGCCGCTGAAGCCGCCTTCGGGCTGCGCGTTTCGCACGCGCTGCCCGGATGCCATCGACGCCTGTGCGAACGAGCGTCCCGTCGCAACGGCGATGAGCCCGCGTCACACGCAGGTCGCCTGCATACGCGCCGTCATGACCTGA
- the panE gene encoding 2-dehydropantoate 2-reductase gives MRILVVGAGATGGYFGGRLAQAGRDVTFLVREKRAEELQRSGLVIRSPRGDLTLHDVKTVLASQIAQPYDLVLLSCKAYNLDDAIESFAPAVGDTTMILPVLNGMRHIDVLTQRFGESKVLGGQCVIAATLSRDRDIVHLNDMHSIGFGELRGGISERVRNVATAFDGAGFDSAASDDILQQMWEKWVFLATLAASTSLHRAPIGDILKAPDGRRVIEGILGECKAVAAANGYPISEASNARAQTILFAEGSPLTASMVRDIEAQSRIEADHIVGDLIARGGDAQKDGALTSLRIAYSHLKAYEVRLARQLA, from the coding sequence ATGCGAATTCTCGTAGTGGGCGCGGGTGCGACGGGTGGGTATTTCGGCGGGCGCCTTGCGCAAGCGGGCCGCGACGTCACGTTTCTGGTGCGCGAAAAGCGCGCTGAAGAACTGCAGCGCTCGGGTCTGGTCATCAGGAGTCCGCGCGGCGATCTGACGTTGCACGACGTGAAGACGGTGCTCGCGTCGCAGATCGCGCAGCCTTACGATCTCGTGTTGCTGAGCTGCAAGGCGTACAACCTCGACGACGCGATCGAATCGTTCGCACCCGCTGTCGGCGACACGACGATGATCTTGCCTGTGCTCAACGGCATGCGTCATATCGACGTGCTCACGCAGCGCTTCGGCGAATCGAAGGTGCTGGGCGGGCAGTGCGTGATTGCCGCGACGCTCAGCCGCGACCGAGACATCGTGCATCTGAACGACATGCATTCGATCGGCTTCGGCGAATTGCGCGGCGGCATCAGCGAGCGCGTACGCAACGTGGCGACGGCATTCGACGGCGCGGGTTTCGATTCGGCCGCATCGGACGACATACTGCAGCAGATGTGGGAGAAGTGGGTGTTCCTCGCGACGCTTGCAGCCAGCACGTCGCTGCACCGGGCCCCTATCGGCGACATTCTGAAAGCGCCGGACGGGCGTCGCGTGATCGAAGGCATTCTCGGCGAATGTAAGGCCGTTGCGGCGGCGAACGGCTATCCGATCAGCGAAGCATCCAATGCGCGCGCGCAAACCATCCTGTTTGCAGAAGGTTCGCCGCTGACGGCTTCGATGGTGCGCGATATCGAAGCGCAATCGCGGATCGAGGCGGATCATATCGTCGGCGACCTGATTGCACGCGGCGGCGATGCGCAGAAGGACGGCGCACTGACGTCGCTGCGTATCGCATACAGCCATCTGAAAGCCTACGAGGTGCGGCTGGCGCGGCAGCTTGCGTAA
- a CDS encoding thiolase family protein, protein MKARDIVIAHPVRTPIGAFGGALKEVPAVQLGAAAVRETLRRSGLDARTLASVVMGNVVQAGNKMNPARQASVGGGVPVSVPALTVNRVCGSGAQAIVSAAQEIALGLGDVAVAGGMENMDRAPYLLESGRWGSRMGNAQLHDSMLRDGLVDAFSNEHSGWHTEDLVSKAEVTRAAQDEWAARSQQRFAAAQERGAFDAELVAVEIAGRKGTVQFSRDEQPRPDTTIETLAKLRPAFRPDGTITAGNAPGLNSGAAAMIVAGRDYAEARGIEATARLAAFGIAAVEPGMFGLGPVPAVQIALERAGWKLADVERVEINEAFAAVPLAVAQKLGLAQDIINVEGGAIAHGHPIGATGAILTTRLIHSMRRDGLKRGMVTLCIGGGQGIALALEIL, encoded by the coding sequence ATGAAAGCACGCGATATCGTGATTGCCCACCCCGTCCGTACGCCGATCGGCGCTTTCGGCGGGGCGTTGAAAGAGGTGCCCGCCGTGCAGCTCGGCGCGGCGGCGGTGCGCGAAACGCTGCGGCGCAGTGGGCTCGACGCCAGGACATTGGCGTCGGTGGTGATGGGCAATGTCGTGCAGGCGGGCAACAAGATGAACCCGGCGCGGCAGGCGTCGGTGGGCGGCGGCGTGCCCGTGTCCGTGCCTGCGCTGACGGTGAACCGCGTGTGCGGATCGGGCGCGCAGGCAATCGTGTCGGCCGCGCAGGAGATCGCGCTCGGGCTCGGTGACGTGGCCGTCGCGGGCGGGATGGAGAACATGGACCGTGCGCCGTATCTGCTCGAAAGCGGCCGTTGGGGCAGCCGCATGGGCAATGCGCAACTGCATGACAGCATGCTGCGCGACGGCCTCGTCGATGCATTCTCGAACGAGCACTCCGGCTGGCACACGGAAGACCTCGTGAGCAAGGCCGAAGTGACGCGTGCCGCTCAGGACGAATGGGCCGCTCGCTCGCAGCAGCGCTTTGCCGCCGCGCAGGAACGCGGTGCATTCGACGCGGAACTGGTTGCCGTCGAGATCGCCGGCCGCAAGGGCACTGTGCAGTTTTCGCGCGACGAGCAGCCGCGTCCCGACACGACAATCGAAACGCTCGCGAAGCTGCGGCCCGCATTCCGTCCGGACGGCACGATCACGGCAGGCAATGCGCCCGGCCTGAACAGCGGCGCTGCGGCGATGATCGTCGCGGGACGCGATTATGCAGAGGCGCGCGGTATCGAAGCAACCGCGCGTCTCGCGGCGTTCGGCATTGCCGCCGTGGAGCCGGGTATGTTCGGTCTGGGCCCTGTGCCTGCCGTGCAGATTGCGCTTGAGCGCGCGGGCTGGAAACTCGCCGATGTCGAACGCGTCGAGATCAACGAGGCCTTCGCCGCCGTGCCGCTCGCTGTTGCGCAGAAGCTCGGGCTGGCGCAGGACATCATCAACGTCGAAGGCGGCGCAATCGCGCATGGACATCCCATCGGCGCGACGGGTGCGATTCTCACGACGCGCCTGATCCATTCGATGCGTCGCGATGGTTTGAAGCGCGGCATGGTGACGTTGTGCATCGGCGGCGGCCAGGGTATCGCGCTGGCGCTCGAGATCCTCTGA
- a CDS encoding OprD family outer membrane porin — translation MTTQRSTSGASKFALLAVSLPALTIATPAFADDTAAPAAAASAAVAQAAPASPATPVSPAKPKLKHTPNTTEVQPETNNALVNAEAEQAVTPPEQLSSQAKSKGLIADSHLNLLFRNYADVFDNEGGPHRHAWVQGMQANFESGYTQGLVGLGFDASLFAALKLDGGNGAGNMVHVAKGGGGSDQLAWAYPGMYDIKARISETVVKYGLQTVDNNPFMEPHDNRSLPPTFLGVSAVSNDIHNVTLEAGSFSKVNARGHTYLTDLTSSYGGVTIKRLSYFGGNWDYSPNGTVTLYADQAEDVWNQFYAAVSHSIGDVNTVKWAGLANIYSTHQTGSALQGHINNNAYSLSLSAQHGPHQVLLGYQQILGDQFFDYVNETNGIYLVNSMDVDYNAPHEKSFQLRYTFDGKYAGLPGFKAMLWGVTGWGADASAGAASGAIGPYTRNGEYVHGTHHEIGFIPSYTLQSGRFKDTKITFIAMYHKSTAHYSDPDNMEYRLVVNVPVKVF, via the coding sequence ATGACAACCCAACGATCAACATCAGGAGCATCGAAATTCGCGTTACTGGCCGTGAGCCTGCCCGCGCTGACGATTGCAACCCCCGCGTTCGCGGACGACACAGCCGCACCCGCCGCAGCCGCGAGCGCGGCGGTGGCACAGGCAGCACCCGCATCGCCTGCGACACCCGTCTCGCCAGCCAAGCCGAAGCTTAAACACACGCCGAACACCACGGAAGTGCAGCCTGAAACCAACAACGCGCTTGTGAATGCAGAAGCCGAACAGGCCGTGACCCCGCCCGAGCAGTTGTCGAGCCAGGCGAAGAGCAAAGGTCTGATCGCCGACAGCCATCTGAACCTGCTGTTCCGCAATTACGCCGATGTGTTCGATAACGAAGGCGGGCCGCATCGTCATGCGTGGGTGCAGGGCATGCAGGCAAATTTCGAATCGGGCTATACGCAAGGGCTCGTCGGTCTCGGCTTCGATGCGTCGCTGTTCGCCGCGCTCAAGCTGGACGGCGGCAACGGCGCGGGCAACATGGTGCACGTCGCGAAAGGCGGCGGCGGCTCCGATCAGCTCGCGTGGGCGTATCCGGGCATGTACGACATCAAGGCGCGCATCTCCGAAACAGTCGTCAAATACGGTTTGCAGACGGTCGATAACAACCCGTTCATGGAACCGCACGACAACCGCTCGTTGCCGCCGACCTTCCTCGGCGTGTCGGCCGTCAGCAACGACATCCACAACGTCACGCTTGAAGCAGGCAGCTTTTCAAAAGTCAACGCGCGCGGCCACACGTACCTGACCGACCTGACGTCGTCTTACGGCGGCGTGACGATCAAGCGCTTGTCCTACTTCGGCGGCAACTGGGACTATTCGCCCAACGGCACCGTCACGCTGTACGCCGATCAGGCTGAAGACGTGTGGAACCAGTTCTACGCCGCAGTCTCTCATTCGATTGGCGATGTGAACACCGTCAAGTGGGCCGGCCTCGCGAACATCTACTCGACGCACCAGACGGGTTCCGCGCTGCAAGGGCATATCAACAACAATGCGTATAGCCTGTCGCTGTCGGCGCAACATGGTCCGCATCAGGTGCTGCTCGGTTATCAGCAGATTCTCGGCGACCAGTTCTTCGATTATGTGAACGAGACCAACGGCATCTATCTCGTGAACTCGATGGACGTCGACTACAACGCGCCGCACGAAAAGTCGTTCCAGCTGCGTTATACGTTCGACGGCAAGTATGCCGGTCTGCCCGGCTTCAAGGCGATGCTGTGGGGCGTGACGGGCTGGGGTGCGGACGCTTCGGCGGGCGCAGCGTCGGGTGCAATCGGACCGTACACGCGAAACGGCGAGTATGTCCACGGCACGCACCACGAAATCGGCTTTATTCCGAGCTATACGCTGCAAAGCGGCCGCTTCAAGGATACGAAGATCACGTTCATCGCGATGTATCACAAGTCGACGGCGCACTACTCGGACCCGGACAACATGGAGTACCGTCTGGTCGTGAATGTGCCGGTGAAGGTGTTCTAA